The Stigmatella aurantiaca DW4/3-1 genome contains the following window.
TCTTGCGCGCCCGATGTGGGCACCCAAGGGCGCGGCCTTTGTAGGGGCTCACCCCACGTGCGTCAAGCGCAGCGGCGGGGGTGACAGGCGCGTGCGGACGTACTGCTCAAAGGCGGAGGCCTGGAGAAAGCTCATCTCCACCCCCCCGAAGCGCAGCAGGGAGCAGTCGAACAGGGGCATGGGCCGGCCCGGAACGATGAGCACTCCGCCCACGAAGGTGCCGTTGTGACTCCCGGCATCCACCACATGCCACATGCCCGTGTGCGGCTCCTGACGGAAGAAGGCGTGGGTGCGCGAGACGGTGGCCTCCTCCAGCACCACGTCGCTGTCGAGGCTGCGGCCGAGCTTCAGCGCCTCCTGCTGGGCAGAGCGCTTGCGCAGCTCGACCACGTGCCACTCCAGCGGACCCTGCTGGGGCATCCGGGCCGAGGACCTCCGGGCCGGGGTCACCGGACAGGGGCTCACCTGGGAGTCCCGCGGCTGAACAGGGGACTCCCACACCAGCACGGGCCACGAGACAGACCGCAACACCACCTCGCGATCGGCGAGCAACTGCGAGGCCAACATGGCGAATCGGAGAGCCAAGACACTCCCTTCGGCGAAAACGAGGCCGGAAGCTGTACACGTACCCTGAGTGCGTCCACCCCCCTCCGCTTCCGAAATGCCCCGTGCCTTCCCGACCTGAAGGCACGGGTGCGAGGAGGTACGTTCTGGCCGGACCTCCCGTCCCATTTCGTGGACGCATGCGCCGGGGCGGGACGGCCGTTCTCCGCGCTTCCCGAGGGAGGGCTCCTTGGCATGAAGGCTGCTCAACACCCCCGTGGCCTCAGGCGGCCGAAGCCGGTGAGGCGGCCGTGCCATGGGTGGCACGGGGGGCGTGAAGGAGTGGGCAGACGATGCTGACGGCAGGGAAGCGATTGGCGGTGTTCTCCATCCGGGAGGGCAAGGGCGGGAGCATCTGGGTACGGGCCGGAAGCGCCTTCGTGAACAAGGACGGCTCGCTGAACGTGCTGTTGGACGTGCTGCCCCTGGACGGAAAGCTGCACGTGCGCGAGGCGGCGGAGCGGCGGGATGGGGCGCAACCCTCGGGGGGACGTTACGCGCCCGGCACGGGGCTCGAGCCCGAGCTGGTGGGGAGCCACCCGTGAGGACCGCCCGGCGTTTGGCGTGGGGGGGGATCCTCGCACTGGGGCTGATGGGCTCGGGAACCGCCGCGGCCCGCGAGAAGGCGCGCACGCAGTACACGGGCGTGGTGAACCTCAACGAGGCGACGGAGGAGGAGCTGGACCGGTTGCCCGGCGTTGGAAGGAAGGCCGCGCAGCGCATCCTCGCGCAGCGGGCGAAGCGACGCTTCCAACGCCCCGAGGAACTGGTGAAGGTGAAGGGCTTCGGGAAAAAGAGGTTCCAGAAGCTCAAGCCGCTCCTGACGGTGGCGGGCCCCTCGACCCTCACGCAGACGCAGGCTCCTGCCGAGCCTCCGCCGAAGAAGTCCTCTCCGTGACAGGCGAGGGCTGCGCTGGGCCAAGACCCGCCCGGCAGCCCTCTCGCCCCGCCGTCCCACGCCTGGTAAGGCCGGCCACCAGCCATGACGCATCGCGTCATAAACATGGAAAGGAGGGCATCGCGCCCTCCAGGAGCCCTCCTGGCCAGCCGTGTCACAGGCCACCAAGCTTGTACCGGCCGAACAGGTAGTGGATCTTCGATCCACGGATGGGCGCCTGAGCTACATGTCTGCAACGGGCGACACGGAGGCGGAGTTGAAGGAAACTGAGGGCATGAAGGAGCTGGACGAGAGCAGCGAACCGGAGTCGGCCTCACGCGCCAAGGTCCAGGGGCCCCCATTGGGAGAGGTGCTCGAGTTCATGCGCCTGTTGTGGGCCGTGGATCATGGTCTGCAATCGACCTCCAAGCGGATGGAATCGAACCTGGGCGTCACCGGCCCTCAGCGGCTGGTGCTCCGGCTGGTCGGGCGGTTCCCGGGCATCACCGCTGGCGCACTGGCGCAGATTCTCCACGTGCACCCGAGCACCCTCACGGGCGTGCTCAAGCGCCTGGAGAAGCGGGGCGTGCTGGAGCGCAAGTCCGATCCACTCGATGGGCGCAAGGCGCTCTTCGCCCTCACCGAGGCGGGCCGGGCGCTGGATGTGCCCGCCACGGGAACGGTGGAGGCGGCCGTGCAGCGGGTCCTGTCACGCATGCCTCGCGCGCGCATCGTCCACACCCAGGAGGTCCTCACCGCGCTCGCCGAGGAGCTGGGCGGTGTCCCCACGGAGGCCACGCCAGCATCTCCGCCGGAGCCCGACGAAACGGACGCCAGCTGAACATCCCGCCGGGCAGGCTGTCCGTACCGGACAGAAGGCGCACGCTCAGCGGTGGGGATCGCCGCGCGGGGCGGACCGCCCGGGGGGAGAGCTTGATAGAGACTTGGGAAATAGGCGGCCTCCCCACGGGTTGCCTCGCCACTGAGCGGACGAGACATTGAACCTGGAAACCCCGCAGAGCCCAGGCCCGGACCTTCCCCCTTCCCCCCCTTTCCCGCCGCCGCAGCCTCCAGCCTCACACCGGAGGGCGTGGCGGGGGCGTGAGGTGGAGGCCCTGCTGGGCGCGGTGCGCGACCACCAGCGCCGCCAGCTCTGGCTGGAAGGGGCCCTGCTGGGAGCAGGGGTCCTCCTTCTCCTGGCGACGGCGGCCGGTTTCCTGGGCGGGGTGTGGCCCCTCCTTGGCCGGTGGCTGCTGTTTCTGACCCCCGTCGCGGCCGTGGCCGTGGCGTGTGCTTGGAGCCTCCTGTTCTCCCGGAAGATGGTGGGGGACGACGTGCGGACCGCCCGGCTGGTCGGCCTGCGGCGACCGGAGCTGTCCCTGGACGTGCTCGCCGCCGTGGAGCTGCGCCGCGAGAGCGGCGGGAACCAGCACTCCGAGGTGCTCGCGGACGCTTTCCTCTCGCAGATGGACGTGCGGGCGCGCCGGGTGAACCCCGCCAGCGTCGTGGATGGCACCCGGGTGAAGCGCATGGCGCAAGGGCTGGGCGCCCTGGCCCTGGCGACGGTGCTGGTGCTGGCCCTGGCGGGAGGCCGTTGGCGCGCGGGCGTGACAAAGGCCTGGGAGGCGGGCCGGGAGACCGAGGCCTCCGCCCTGCTGGAGCCCATCACGGGGGACATCGAGCTGACGTACCGCTACCCGTCTTACACGGGGCTGGCGCCGCGCACCGTGGCCGGGACCAACGGCGAGGTGAGCGCGCCCTCCGGCACCGAGGTCGTGCTCAAGACGCGCTCGGACCGGGAGGTGGAGCGCGCGGAGCTGAGCATCAACGGGGAGACCTTGCCGCTGCAGGTGGCGGACAGCCGGGAGCTGACGGGCTCCTTCGTGGCGAAGAAGACCGGCACTTACCACTTCATCTTCTATGGCTCGCGCACCAAGCCCCTGGCGGTGGGGCCGGACATCCCCCTCACCGTCGAGGCGGACGCGGCCCCTCAGGTGACGCTGCTGACCCCCGCCTCGGAGCTGGAGGTGGACCCCGACCAGGCGGTGGCCCTCAAGTACGAAGCCTCGGATGACTATGGGCTGGGCGAGTTGTCGCTCGTCTACCGCATGCCCGGCTCGGCGCAGGAGCAGCGCGTCCCGCTGAGGCGCGAGGATGGCCGCCGCAGCCGTGGCCTCCATGAGTGGAAGATGAACACGCTCAAGGCGAACCCGGGCGACCGCATCACCTATTACATCGAGGCCAAGGACAACGACACGGTGGAGGGCCCCAAGCGCGGGGTCAGCCGCACGCTGGCGCTGCGCATCTACAGCGCCGCCGAGCACCGCCGCGCCGCGCTGGAGAAGATCGAAGCGCTCTGGGGCCGGCTGGTGGACCACCTCGCGGAGCGGCTGGAGAGCCCGGACCGGGCCAAGGAGAAGACGCTGGAGCGCATCGCGGCCGGTCAGTCCGTGGACGCCAGTGGGCAGCAGCTCCTGGGCGACATGCGCGCCCTGGCCCAGGAACTCTCACGCGAGCGGGACGTGCCGGTGGAGCTCGTCTCGGCGCTGACCAACGTCGCGGACGGCATGGCGCGCCGGCTCACCACCACCCAGGACCTGCGCCGCATCTACCTGCGCACCCAGAAGATGCGCGGCGAGGACTGGGGCACGGGCGCGCGGCTGACCGGAGCGGTGAATGAAGAGATCACCGAGACGGAAAAGAACGTCCTCTACCTGGAGTCGCTGCTGGACCGGCAGAAGCTGGAGGCGCTGCGCGAGCTGGCCGAGGAGCTGAACCGGGAGCGCAGGGACCTGGCGCAGCTTTTGGAGGAGTACAAGAAGAGCCCCAGCGACGAGGCCCGTCAGCAGGTGATGCAGCAAATCCAGCAAATGCGCGAGCGCATCCAGGAGCTGGTGCGGCGCATGGCCGAGCTGCGCAAGAGCATCCGCGACGAGCACCTCAACGCCGAGGCGCTCGAGGAGATGATGAAGGACCAGGACGTCTCGAGCGCGCTGGACGACGTGGAGCGGCTCATGCGCGAGGGCAAGGTGGACGAGGCGATGGCCAAGCTCCAGGAGCTCTCCATGCAGATGGACCAGATGATGGAGTCGCTCAACAACGCCCAGCAGGAGTTCGGCGGCGAGCAGTACCCGGAGCTGACGGAGAAGTTCGGCAAGTTCATGGAGGACCTGCAGCAAACGGTGCAGGAGCAGCAACAGGTCTCCGAGGCCACCAAGTCCCTGCGCGACAAGGCCCGCCAGCAGAACCGGGAGCGCATCTCCGAGCGCGGCAAGGCGATGAAGGACGAGCTGATGCGCCAGGTGGAGCAGGTGCAGAAGAGCTACGCGGAGCTCGGGCCGGAGCAGCTCGACAGCCGCGCCGCGGCGCCCATGGCGGAGGCCCAGTCGCAGCTGGAGAACCTGAAGAACGCGCTGAAGCAGGAGGACTTCGACCTGGCGTCGGAGGCGGCCCAGCGCGCCGAGGAGATGGCCCAGCAGCTGGCCGCCCTGGGCGAGCGCCAGCGCCAGCTCGACGAGATGTTCGGCAACCCGCCCGACGCGCGCGAGCAGTCCGCGCAGATGGCGCAGCGGCTCCAGCGCGACGCGAACCGCGTCCAGGAAGTGAACCAGCAGCTCCAGTCGCTCTTCCCCCAGCCGGGCTCGCAGATGAGCGCCCAGGACCGCCAGCAACTCCAGCAGCTCTCCGAGCAGCAGCAATCCCTGGAGCAGCGCGCCCAGGGGCTGCGCCAGCAGATGGAGGAGATGGAGCAGACGGCGCCCCTCTTCGGCAAGGAGGCGGGCGAGCAGATGGAGGGCATCGGCCAGCGCATGGGCGAGGCCGCCCAGCGGATGCAGGGGCAGGATCCCGGCCGAGGCTACGGCGAGCAGCAGGCGGCGCTGGATGGGCTGCGGCGCTTCCAGAAGCAGATGCGCGAGAGCCAGCAGGGCGGCGGCAAAGGCGGACTGCCCCTGCCCATGGGGGCGGGAGGCCGGGGCCGCGAGGGCAACGGCCATGACCCGCGCGACAAGGTGGAGCTGCCCGACGAGGACGCCTTCCAGGCTCCCAAGGAGTTCCGCAAGGACCTGCTGGACGCGATGAAGCAGGGGGCTCCAGAGCGTTACCGGGAGCAGGTGAAGCGCTACTACGAGGAGCTGGTGAAGTGAGCCCGAATCAGGATGCTTCCGCGCGCGGGGCGCGCCCCCGGAGCGGGTGGAACGCTGGGCTCGGGGCCCTCCTGGCCCTGTTGACCCTGCTTCTGGCCGCGCCTCCGGCCCACGCGGACGATGAGCTCAAGAACGAGGTCAAATCGCGCCTGACGAAGATCGAAGAGGCGCTGGATGGCTGGGACGTGGTGGGGGCCCGGCGCGAGCTGACGGAACTGGAGGAGCTGGTCCCGGCGGACATCGAGCCGTTGAAGTACTTCCAGGGGCGCATCGCCTTCGAGGAAGGGCTCTACACCGAGGCGGTGGAGCTGCTCCAAGCCTCGCGGGTGGAGGACAAGCCCGGCAGCTACCTGCGGCTGGCGAAGGACACGCAGCGGATCTTCAAGAACCACCAGCGCACCGAGAGCGACCACTTCATCCTCTTCTACCCCAAGGGCAAGGAGGAGATCCTCGTGCCCTACGCGCTGGAGACGCTCGAGGCCACCTACCGGGCCATGGTGGAGGACCTGGGGTGGACGCCTCCGGGCAAGGTGCGCGTGGAGCTGGTGAACAACGCCCGTGAGCTGTCCAAGGTCAGCACCCTCACCTACGAGCAGATCCAGACGACGGGCACCATCGCCATCTGCAAGTTCAGCAAGCTGATGCTGACGAGCCCCAAGGCGGTCGCGCGCGGCTACGACTGGCAGGACACGCTGGCGCACGAGTACATCCACCTGGTGGTGAGCCAGATGAGCCACAACACGGTGCCCATCTGGCTGCACGAGGGGCTGGCCAAGTTCATGGAGTCGCGCTGGCGCGGCAAGGCCGGCATGGCGATGACCCCCTCCACGCTGGCGCTGCTGGGCCGGCGGGTGAAGGCCGACACGCTGGTGCCCTTCGAGAAGATGCACCCGTCCATCGCCATGCTGCCCACGGCGGAGGATGCGGCCACGGCGTTCGCCGAGGTCTATTACGCCATCGACTACGTCCACCAGACGAAGGGCACCGCGGGGCTGCGGACCATCATCCAGGAGCTCCGCAAGGGACAGCAGGACCGCAAGGCGGTGGAGATCGCCATGGGGGTGCCGTTCGCCCTCTTCGAGAAGTCGTGGCTGGCGCACATCAAGAAGCAGCCCTTCCCCAAGGAGCTGCTGCCGCGCGAGGAGGTGGTGCTCAAGGAGCACGCCAAGGACAAGGACAAGGAGGATCCGAAGAAGGGCAAGGAGATCTCCTTCGGCGACTTCGTCGAGGTGACGGAGATCCCGGCGCGCAAGTTCGCGCACCTGGGCGAGCTGCTGCGCGAGCGCAACCGGATCCTGGCCGCCTCGGAGGAGTACGCCAAGGCGCATGACATCGTCGGGGACAAGTACGAGTCGGTGTCCAACAAGTACGCGCTGGCGCTGCTGCACCTCAAGCGGCTGGAGGAGGCGGAGCAGGTGCTGCGCGGCTCGCTGCGGGTCCACCCCGGCTCTCCCCAGACGAATGTGCACCTGGGCCGCATCCTGCTGTTCCGCAAGGACTACCCGAAGGCGAAGGCGGCCTACCAAGAGGCGCTGTCCACCAACCCGTTCGATCCCGAGGTCCACGTGGCCCTCACCCGCATCCACCAAGCCCTCGGGGAGACGGTGCTGGAGGCCCGCACGCGCGCGGCGAGCGCGCTGCTGCTCAACAAGCACCCGGATCAGGTGGACACCCTGGTCCGGGCCTTCTTGCGCGAGCACGGCCAGCTGTCCGAGATGGACGTTTCCGGCGAGCCGGAGGAAGCACCCGCCTCCAAGCCCTCGCCAGATGGCGGGCCCTGACCATGCCCATGGCCAAGGCACGGCCTCCCCAGGACGCCCTCCCCTCCCGCCTCGAGGTGCTGCTCGATGCCCTGACGGACCGCCACCTGGCGGACCGGCTGGAGCACGTCTACCGCGCGGCGGCGCTGGCCATCGACCGGCTGGGCCACCTCAACATCGTCAAGTACGAGCCCACCAGCGTGGAGCCGGACGGCGCGGACCTCTCCCTCTGGGAGACCATGGCGCCCGCCATCGGGGAGACGCTCATGGGCGTCAACCACCTCATCGCCGTCATCCGCGAGAAGTTCCCCGCGGACGAGCGCGCGGTGGATGCCGGCAAGGGCTGGCGGCCCCCTCCGGCCAGCACCGATGAGCGGCTCGCCCAGGAAGTCGAAACCCTGCTCCAGGCCAGCGCGGTGCGGCTGGCACGCCGGGTGGGGGATCTCGGCGAGCGCGTCCGCCGCCCCGAGGTGGTGAGTGACCGGTGGGGGCTGATGACGGAGTTGCAGACCTTCCGCCTGGACTTCCGCTCGCGCATTGGAGACCTCGTCTACCTGACGGCGGCGGCTTTCGAAGACGTGCGCCGCGAGGATGTGGTGCCCGGCCACACGCACCAGGTGAACGCGGCGGTGGCGCTGCGCGGGGCCACGATGGACCTGCGCCGCTCCCTCCAGGGACGGCTCGAGCGCGCGGCGAAGGCGCCTCCCGAGGGGCTGCCCGCCCTCGCGCGCCAGTTGGAAGACAGCCTGGGGGCATTCTCCACCATGCCCGCCTCGCTCACCCTGCGCACGCGGGACAAGCAGCGCGTGGTGGAGCTGCGCGCCCAGCTCCGGGAGGCCGGGAGCCGTCCCCTCCTGGAGGCCGAGGCGCTGCCCCAGCTCGTCCAGCCCCTCTTGGCGATGCTGGAGCGGGTGGCCGAGGAGCTCACCACCCAGCTGCTCACCGCGCACGACCGGGGGGTTTGGGCCTCGTGTGGCGCGCGCCTGGAGCAGGTCTCCATGCACCTGGCCCTGGGCTCCCCGGGCGCCGAGCGCGTCCTCGTGGAGGCATTGGAGCGCGCCGGGGCCCTCTACGGGCGCTCGGCTGCCTTCGACACCTTCCTGCGCAAACACCGCCGGGCCACGGGAGACGGGCTGGAAGAGGCGGCGCTGCGGGAGACGCTGGAGACGTTCCGCGAGCGCCTCGCCGCGCTGCCGTTTCACTGAGGCCCGCGCCGGGCGCCTACTCCTTCTTGGGCCCTTCGGGCAGCGCGGGAGCGGCTGGCTTCGGGGGCAGCACGCGCAGCTTCTCGTAGCGCCGGGCCAGCGACTCCACCGTCAGCTCCTCCTGCCACTGCTTCGGGTTGGTGTTCCACCCGAAGTCATCGGGAACCTTGCCGCCCCCCTGGCTCTTGTAGCCAATCATGTCCGGGAACTGCGGAGACCAGCGGCCCCCGGGGTCCGGCTCCCGGGTGACCGACTCCCGGCTGGGGATGACAAAGGGCTTGGGTTGATTGCTCATGGGCTTCTCCCTGCGAACCAGCCGGCAGCCTCTCCGAATCCCCCGCCGCTGAATAGCGGAAATTACCCGACTGCCCTCACCGGAGACGCCCCCCGCCGGGTCTTCTGCCGCCGCCGGAAGACATGGTGCGAAGCAGGGGGCAGGACGCTCGGCCCCAGCGAGAACACGGCCGCGAAGTAGCGCGCCTGCGTCTCGCTGCCATAGCGGTACCGCAGTTCCGCCCCTCCCTTCAGCATCACATCCACCGCCCACCCATCTCCGTCCCGGAGGAGCGCTACCCGCTCGATGTCCACCATATGTCCCCCTCCCCTCCTTGGGGGGCTCCTCCATGGAAGACGCGTGCCAAGCCGCGCACGTCCTTTCAACGGCTTGGCGTGTGGACCGGTGAGCACTGGGTCCAAGCAGGTAAGAATTTCCAGGGGCGCTCGCCTGACCGTCCGCCCTTGTCCTGCGGGGCCAGAGACTGTTCGGCTTGTGAACGGCGGATCCTGCGTTACGTCAAGGACATGACTTCCATTCCAGACCTCAACGGCGAAGCGCGCTTCGCTGAATTCACCCTGGCCGAAGGCTGCCTGCTGTGCGGCGGTGAGGTGAGCATCCGGGCCACCCCATCGGGCGCACACAGCTACTGCCCCACGTGCCACTGGCTGTCCCGGCCCCGGATGAAGGTGCGGGGCCAGGGACTCGAGTTGTCGTTCTCCACCTCGGCCAACGCGTAGTGCCTCAGGAGCCCCTGGGGCTTCTCACCGCGCCAACCAAAGCCACAGCGGCGCGGTGGCGAAGCTCAAGGGGATGCCCAGTCCCACCATGAGCACGGCCAGCTCCACATCCAGATCATGCTCGGAGGCGAGGATGGCGCCGCTGACCATGGGCGCCATCGCGTTCTGAAGCAGCACGGCCTCGCGCACGACGGGCGCCATGCCCGGCATCATCCACAGTCCCGCCATGACCAGGGCGGGCGCCAACGCCAGCTTGTAGCCCAGCCCCAGCGCCAGTCCCCTCAGCCGGGAGCGGATGCCCCGGAACTGGAGCTGGAAGCCCACCGAGAAGAGCGTGAGCGGGGTCAGCGGGGCGCTGAGCCGCTCCAGGAGCGCCTCCGCCCAACCGGGAAACGCCCAGGGGCGCAGCACCAGCGCGAGGACGAGCGCCAGGAAAGGCGGGAAGCCCACCACCTTGCGAAGGAGGGTCGCGGGGCTCGGCGGCGTCTCCCCCGAGGAGGCACGCACGGCGACGAAGGTGGCCAGCGTGGCGAGCAGGAGAAACGAGCCGAGCTGATCCACCACCACGGCCACGGCGAGCCCCTCCCGGCCCAGCAGCGCCTCGGCCATGGGGAGCCCCACGAAGGCGGTGTTGCTCAGGCCCGCGGTGAGCACGAGCGCGGCGATGGAAGTCCGCCCCAGCCCCAGGCGTGGACCGAGCACCTGGCAGAGCCCCCAGGCGCCCAGGAAGACGAGCCATGGGGTGACCGCGGCCACCAGCAGTTCGGGACGGAACGCCAGCCGGTGCACCACGCCCAGCACGAGCGCCGGCAGGGGAACGTGGAGGACGAAGGTGTTGAAGACCGCGGCCGTCTGCGGTGGAAAGCGGCCACTGCGCCGGGCCAGCGCGCCGAGCACCAGGCACACCGCCAGAAGGGAGAGGACGGTCACCATGGCGTCCGTCCCTCTGCCCCTCGCTCCCTCTCCCAGAAAACGACAAGGGGGCAGGCTTCCGGCGGGATCTCAAACTTGGGAAAGGAGAGCACGGCGCGCACATGCGCTTTGTGCTGCATCTGGCAAGGAACATCCAGTCCCATCTGGCCCGCCCCAGCGCCGCCATGCGCAGGGGGGGCTGCCGGTGAACAGACGGATCAGAACGGAACGACGAACACGGTCAGCAAGGCAAGGTATGCGGCGATGACGAAGAACATCGCGGTGTAGTTGGGGTCGCTGTCGTGTTCCAGGTAGCTGAAGTTCATGACGCCCTCCTTCAAGGCCTTCCTTTCTGTCTACGGCGGGCGCCTCCCGCGATTGCATTTCCCCCTCAGTGCAGCCCCTTCACCGCGCCCAGGAGCATCCTTCGCGGCGAGGGCCCTTCCAGCAGCCGCGCGCCATCTTCCGCCAAGACACGCAGGGTGGCCCCGAGCCAGCGCACGCACTCCTGCCAGCCCAATGCGGTGGGCCGCCGCCCCAGAAAGAGATCCTGGGCGTTGTCGATCCCCTCCTGGAGGGAGCTTCCTGGGGGAAGCGGCAGTTCGACATAGAGCGACTCGGCGAAGTTCTCGTCGATGGGGGCGTGGATCCACACGGACCACTGGTGCACTGGAGGCAGGGACTCGACGACGTACAATTCGGTGACGGCGTGCGCGCGAAACCCCCGCTGCGTCAACGTGAGCCCAGCCTCCGGCGGCACCAGCAACAACAAGGAGGGCACCGGAAGCCGAGGCATCCGCCAAGGCTGGGACAGCGTCTCGGGCTGGCGCACGAGTTGGGCGAGGGAGGGCGTCACCGCGTAGGCATGACGCCCGCCCAGGTCATGGGCCACGAGTTGCCAGTGGCGCAGGGCACTCCAGGAGAACGCCTCGAGCGCGCCCGCGGTCAGCCCCGGGGGGAACGACCCATGCCGTTGCAGGGCCTGGGCGAGGCTGTGGGTCTTCAGCGCGACGAACTCCGGATCCGTGGTGATCGCGCTCAAGCGCGTGAAGCCCGTGCGCCGGGCGATGTACTCGATGAGCAGGTAGGGCACATGGCCGAGCACATGCCGGCCCTTCTCCCAGGCCAACCGGCCCTCGTTCAGGTCCTCCACCAGGGCACCGATTCCCCGGGGCAACCCCAGGGCCTGGAGGTAGCGCCGGCCGATGTCCAGGGACTCCTGCTCAAAGAGCACGAAGCGATCGAACATGGTGGCATCGGACGTGTCATGGGTGTCATTGGGCGAAATCGGTCGTGTCACGTAGGGCCTCTCAGGCCCTACTTAACGCGTTGGATGCCAAAACGAGAGAAGATTTCCTGCCTACTCCCTGGGGAGGGGAGGGACCTGGGCCTGCCCTGCTGGAAAGAGGACTACTTGCCGAAGAGGGACTCGGGACGCTGGAGGCCACGCGCCTGGGCCAGCGGCTGGAGGATGTCCGCCGGGGGCGCATCCGCGGTGAGCAACAACACCCTCACGGCCGTCTCCACCACATCCTCCGCCCCGGGACGCACCATGCCGCGCCGCGCGTCCTCCACCCGCTTCTGCCGGTAGATGTCGAAGCGCTCGCGCACCTTCTTGGACAGGTCCTCCATGGCCTTGTCCCCCACCTCCACGCGCAGCTCCAGCTCATCGCGCAGTTGCACCGGGTCGGCCAGCACGCCATAGCGGTCGTAGCCCTTGTGGCTCAGGTCCTCGTGCGTCACGTCGTAGTCCTGGGTCACGGGCGCCGGGACCGCCTGGGGCGCCGTCAGGTCGCGCAGAACCGAGGTGACGGTGGCCTTCACCGTCAACCGGTGCAGTTCCACGTCGAAGACGAAGTCCGAATACATCGGCTCCTCCACGGTGATGGGCTCGCGGAAGACGGCGTCCCGGCCGCGCTGCACCTCGCGCCGCTGGGACTCCGACTTCTCCAGCGCCACCTGCAGCCCCAGCTCCAGCGTTTTCACGGCGGTGGCGCTCTGCACCAGCAGCGACTCCTCCTGCTTGCACGCGCCCCGCGCGCACTCCGCCGGGTTGCACTCGTCCGGCACCTGGCCGGGCTTGTCCAGCTCGCTGGCCGCCTTGCCGCACTCCTGGATGGCCTCCAGACACACCTGGCGTTCGCGCTCGCGGCAGCGCTCGGCGGCCTGACGCATCGTGGACAGCTCCGCCTGGTGGCGCAGGTACTCGCGCAGCACCCCCGTCTGCTTGCGCTCGACCTCCTCCAGCGTCCGCTCGGTCTGGAGCAGCTTCTCCTCGAACTGCTTGCGGCGCGGATTGGGCACGGAGCGGTTGCCGGCCAGGTACCGCTGGGTGCGCTGCGACTGCTCCACCGCCTTGAGCGGCAGCACGCGCTCCAGCACCACGTTCAGCTGGAGGCCCACCGTGGACTCGGGCGCCTCGGTCACCACGCGGATGGGCACCTGCTTGGGCAACATCGCCGCCAGCCGTCCCCCCGCGAGCCGCTGCGCCACATCCGGCGACTCCGCCTTGTCCACCACCGGGGGGGTAACCACCAAATAGGCCACCTCGTCGCGCAACTTCTGGCGCACGGCCTCCGCCCGCTCCCGCGCCGCCGTGGCCCCTACCCGCTCCTGGTCCGCGCGCAGGTAGCCCAGCAGCGCGTTGCCCAACTTGCCGCCCTCCTCCAACTGCTGCGCCGTCTTGAACCAGCGCTTCGCCCACGCCACCTGGACCGCGTCCACCCCCTTGCGGGCCACGGGGTGCTCCGGAGCGACGGAGAGCACCGCGTCGAACTCCGCGCGGGCCTCTTGCAGCCGCTCCTCCTGGAGGGCCTGCTGCGCCACCGCCACCCGCGCCTCCAACGTCTGGGTCAGCAGCGCGCGCGCCGGCTCGTTCTCCGAGTCCAGCTCCAGCGCCCGCACCAGCAGTGCCTGGGCCTGGGGGAGGTTGCCGGTGGTGTGCGCCCGCTCCGCATCCGAGTACACCTCCTGGCTCCACCCCTTGCGCATGGCGCGCAGCTTCACCGTCACCTCGGAGGAGCCCGGGTCCGCCGCGAGCGCGCGCTGGTAGGCGGCCTCCGCCTCCATCCACTTGCGCTGAGACGTCTTCTCGTCACCCTCCCGCACGGCGCGGCTGTAGGCGGTGCAACCGCTCATGAACAGCAGCGCGCACAGGGCCAGGGCGGAGAACCAGCGCGAAGGAGCAGGGGAAGCCGGACGAAGTCGAGCGGGCGCGAACACGGGCCGCATCTTCAATGGGAAAGGGCCTCCTGGGTGAAGAATTGTCCACCCTGCCAGGCCACCCTCCAGGCAGGACCGTGCCGAGGCACCCTCGTGGGGCAAGGCCGGCCGCGCGGCCCGGGGCGGAGGCGTCCGGCGAGGGGGTGAGTGTGAATTTCTC
Protein-coding sequences here:
- a CDS encoding FHA domain-containing protein translates to MALRFAMLASQLLADREVVLRSVSWPVLVWESPVQPRDSQVSPCPVTPARRSSARMPQQGPLEWHVVELRKRSAQQEALKLGRSLDSDVVLEEATVSRTHAFFRQEPHTGMWHVVDAGSHNGTFVGGVLIVPGRPMPLFDCSLLRFGGVEMSFLQASAFEQYVRTRLSPPPLRLTHVG
- a CDS encoding ComEA family DNA-binding protein — its product is MRTARRLAWGGILALGLMGSGTAAAREKARTQYTGVVNLNEATEEELDRLPGVGRKAAQRILAQRAKRRFQRPEELVKVKGFGKKRFQKLKPLLTVAGPSTLTQTQAPAEPPPKKSSP
- a CDS encoding MarR family winged helix-turn-helix transcriptional regulator encodes the protein MKELDESSEPESASRAKVQGPPLGEVLEFMRLLWAVDHGLQSTSKRMESNLGVTGPQRLVLRLVGRFPGITAGALAQILHVHPSTLTGVLKRLEKRGVLERKSDPLDGRKALFALTEAGRALDVPATGTVEAAVQRVLSRMPRARIVHTQEVLTALAEELGGVPTEATPASPPEPDETDAS
- a CDS encoding DUF4175 family protein; amino-acid sequence: MEALLGAVRDHQRRQLWLEGALLGAGVLLLLATAAGFLGGVWPLLGRWLLFLTPVAAVAVACAWSLLFSRKMVGDDVRTARLVGLRRPELSLDVLAAVELRRESGGNQHSEVLADAFLSQMDVRARRVNPASVVDGTRVKRMAQGLGALALATVLVLALAGGRWRAGVTKAWEAGRETEASALLEPITGDIELTYRYPSYTGLAPRTVAGTNGEVSAPSGTEVVLKTRSDREVERAELSINGETLPLQVADSRELTGSFVAKKTGTYHFIFYGSRTKPLAVGPDIPLTVEADAAPQVTLLTPASELEVDPDQAVALKYEASDDYGLGELSLVYRMPGSAQEQRVPLRREDGRRSRGLHEWKMNTLKANPGDRITYYIEAKDNDTVEGPKRGVSRTLALRIYSAAEHRRAALEKIEALWGRLVDHLAERLESPDRAKEKTLERIAAGQSVDASGQQLLGDMRALAQELSRERDVPVELVSALTNVADGMARRLTTTQDLRRIYLRTQKMRGEDWGTGARLTGAVNEEITETEKNVLYLESLLDRQKLEALRELAEELNRERRDLAQLLEEYKKSPSDEARQQVMQQIQQMRERIQELVRRMAELRKSIRDEHLNAEALEEMMKDQDVSSALDDVERLMREGKVDEAMAKLQELSMQMDQMMESLNNAQQEFGGEQYPELTEKFGKFMEDLQQTVQEQQQVSEATKSLRDKARQQNRERISERGKAMKDELMRQVEQVQKSYAELGPEQLDSRAAAPMAEAQSQLENLKNALKQEDFDLASEAAQRAEEMAQQLAALGERQRQLDEMFGNPPDAREQSAQMAQRLQRDANRVQEVNQQLQSLFPQPGSQMSAQDRQQLQQLSEQQQSLEQRAQGLRQQMEEMEQTAPLFGKEAGEQMEGIGQRMGEAAQRMQGQDPGRGYGEQQAALDGLRRFQKQMRESQQGGGKGGLPLPMGAGGRGREGNGHDPRDKVELPDEDAFQAPKEFRKDLLDAMKQGAPERYREQVKRYYEELVK